A window from Salvelinus fontinalis isolate EN_2023a chromosome 8, ASM2944872v1, whole genome shotgun sequence encodes these proteins:
- the slc52a3 gene encoding solute carrier family 52, riboflavin transporter, member 3-A → MSLRIHVLACCFGLGSWVAVNGLWVELPLIVNTLPEGWELPSYLTVIIQLANLGPLLVTLMHKLCPGRLKERAVIYSVLSIGVLACILLAFSWDETTVVAAASRSTAFFILTFFLALVDCTSSVTFLPFMMQLPAHYITTYFIGEGLSGFIPGLVALGQGVGMAKCVNATQSSGNLTEEDMYIVQTQFLPPNFSTEVFFFFLAAMMCISLAAFSALNRLPRTFELSTENLVPDTDTVASVCSGLDNHGAVTEGENSNPKRHSEESGQARPQLVKSGHSVFQLTFIYFMVVWVNGATNGLLTSVQTYSCMPYGNLAYHLSAALASCANPVACIVAMFFPKRSLVLLGVLCLIGSVFGGYNMAMATMSPCPLLQGSALGEAIIVLSWVFFTGILTYVKVMVGVIFRDESHSALVWCGAAAQTGSLLGSAIMFPLVNVFNLFQSGDFCNTKCPL, encoded by the exons ATGTCTCTGCGGATCCATGTGCTGGCCTGCTGCTTCGGCCTGGGCTCCTGGGTGGCTGTCAATGGCCTGTGGGTGGAGCTCCCCCTCATCGTTAACACTCTCCCAGAGGGCTGGGAACTACCATCTTACCTGACCGTTATTATCCAGCTCGCCAACCTGGGGCCTCTGCTGGTCACTCTCATGCACAAGCTGTGTCCGGGCCGTCTGAAGGAAAGAGCTGTCATCTACAGTGTGTTGTCTATAGGTGTCTTGGCCTGTATACTTCTGGCGTTCTCCTGGGATGAGACCACAGTGGTGGCGGCGGCATCTCGGAGCACAGCCTTCTTTATCCTCACCTTCTTCCTGGCCTTGGTGGACTGCACCTCCTCTGTCACCTTCCTGCCCTTCATGATGCAGCTGCCAGCCCACTACATCACCACCTACTTCATTGGAGAGGGCCTGAGTGGCTTTATCCCTGGTCTGGTGGCTCTCGGCCAGGGCGTCGGCATGGCCAAGTGTGTGAATGCCACTCAGTCCTCTGGTAACCTCACTGAAGAGGATATGTACATTGTCCAGACCCAGTTTCTACCACCCAACTTCTCCACCGAGGTGTTTTTCTTCTTCCTGGCGGCCATGATGTGCATCAGCCTGGCAGCATTCTCTGCACTAAACAGGCTCCCACGTACCTTTGAACTGTCCACAGAGAACTTGGTTCCAGACACTGACACAGTGGCGTCAGTCTGCTCCGGACTAGACAACCATGGAGCAGTGACTGAAGGGGAGAACTCAAACCCAAAACGCCACAGTGAGGAATCAGGTCAGGCCAGGCCACAGCTGGTTAAATCCGGCCACTCTGTTTTTCAGTTAACTTTTATCTATTTCATGGTGGTCTGGGTGAATGGGGCGACTAACGGCCTCTTGACCTCGGTGCAGACATACTCCTGTATGCCCTACGGTAACCTGGCATATCACCTGTCTGCTGCTCTGGCATCCTGTGCCAACCCAGTGGCCTGTATAGTCGCCATGTTTTTTCCTAAAAG GTCACTAGTGCTCCTGGGTGTACTGTGTCTCATTGGATCAGTCTTTGGAGGATACAACATGGCAATGGCCACCATGAGTCCATGTCCACTACTACAAGGCTCCGCACTAGGAGAAGCCATCATA GTGCTGTCGTGGGTCTTCTTCACAGGGATACTGACTTATGTCAAGGTTATGGTGGGTGTCATCTTCAGAGATGAGAGCCACAGCGCCCTGGTGTGGTGTGGAGCAGCGGCACAGACAGGCTCTCTGCTGGGCTCTGCCATCATGTTCCCACTGGTAAATGTCTTCAACCTGTTTCAGTCAGGAGACTTCTGTAACACCAAGTGCCCTTTATGA